The nucleotide sequence AAACCTCACCTGGTGCCAGAGTGgctcagagcaggcagcagcgaGCGAGAGCTTCCACCAGCCCCGCTTCCCAGCTGCAACATCTTCTCTACCATGAGCACAGCCTCCCCAGAGCACCTCCTCGCTCTACGAGGTCGTAGTGatctttcaaggtcccttccaaccttccTGTGCTGTTGTGTGGTTCAGTGGTGGGTTGTGCTCAGCCCCAAGGGGCAGGAAGGTTGCTGAGCCAGCCAAAATCTCAGGTGCAGCGCAGGAGCTGGCAGCGAAGCTCATCCTCAAGCCTGGGTGTCTCCATCATCCTCTGTACTCCTTCCTCTCCAAGGAAAGAGCCAAGGAAAGGGCGAAGCACTTCTTGCTaatatgtttgctttttttttttttttttaacctaaataGAATGGGTCAGAAGAATGGCAGCCCCAAAGTGCCATTTCTGTCCCTGAGCTGTGAAACCACCTGTCACGGGGGTGTTGTGGTGACCAGGAGTTTCCTGGGATTTAAGGAGAGCTTGGGTACGTGTATGGAGAACAGCAGAGTTTACCCAACGTGGGGGACCCTTCTGATATAGCAAATCCTCTGAGCTGGAAATAGGTGGAGGCTGGGAGACCTTCTAGAGGTCCACGCTTGCGCTGCTCCTACTCACACATCTGCGTAGGGCTGTGGTAGAAAGGAGTGCAGAACTGGACCCAGCTTTGCTCTGAAGCCTGTGCaagacttcagagaaagaaaggatggGCAGAAAACATCTAAGGGAGCTTAGAGGTACATAGGTCAGCTGAAACATGGGAGCTATAGAACTTAGAGTGGATATTCACTTGCTTCATATCATGGGAGTTCCTTGCACAATGTCTCGAGTTCATCAAATGCAAAGCTAAAAGTGCTGCCTGGTGGCTGGGGTAAGTACAGAGAAGACCACAGTGTCgcaggaaaaagaacaacaggcccttcagctgctttttccaGGAGTCAGAATAACATTTAGACCTCTTCAGAGTCAGCcaaaaatctttgcaaaaagCTTTGCGTGAAGCAACGAGGAGGACCAGCACTAGCTGCACGTTCCTGAATGATTTCTCAGCTCTGAGATGGGATGGTGGTAGATGCTTTGTAAAGCTTTTCACCCTCGTGTGTGTCTCCAGATCCGTGTGATCTGGATTCAGTGCCATTCACACCTCGAGAGCTTTATGCAATGTGTGGCTTCAGGAGTTTACCTAAAGGAACTTGGTATGTTTGGGAATAGGAAATTGTGCTGTATTCAGACCAGAATGAAGATCCGTGGAAAAACTGATGGTCTAGAGATATTCCTCTCCTGGCGGTATCCCAAATTGCCCACTCCTTAAATAAGACATCTCCACATACACAAGGAATGCTGCTTGGGAGAGCGACAGCTGAGAGAAGAAACCTTTCCATGCTTTGCCCACACTAGGCAGAAGCAGGCCCGCAAACCCGCAAAGCTCAACCCCAGGGAGTTGAAGCCAAGGATACTGCTGGGACAAACTGGGGGCTCACATCTCGAGCAGATGTCTCGGACCTACCAATGCCACCAAAGGGCAGCGAGGTCAGCGTCACGTGCATCAGGGTGTCATTGCCACAGAAGCCCCCACTGCTCGTCCTCTCCAGCACTTGGTTCACCTCCTGGGGGGAGCAGAGAAGGGGACATGGTGCTGACACCATGGCCCCAGCTGCCATCCATCCTGCAGAGCCAGGGCCAAAATCCTTCAGCCAAAATATTTGGCAAGGAGTGCGGGCCAGGCACACAGCCGGGGCACTCTACCTCATTGTCAGAGGAGAAGGCGTACACAACCAGAGGCCGTTCACGGCTGTTGATGAAGTCAATGGCTTCATCCATATTGGCCACTGTGACGATGATGAGGATAGGGCCAAAGATCTCCTCTTGCATGGCAGGGTCAGAGGGCTTCACATCCACCAGCACTGTAGGggctgcaaagaaagaaacctgAAGGCGTCAGCCGTGCCTGGAGGCTGGGGATGATGCCTTGACCTGCATGGCAGGCAGGTCCCTCCTCTAAGGCTGGATGCCTCACCAAGCTGCCGTGCAAACTGAATGTCCCTTCCATCTCCAAAACCCGCACCGCCTTATGCAAGGGTGAGCAGAATTATCAGAAATTCAAGCCCTCACCGATGTAGCGCTCCTTCTCGTCCGTCTGTCCCCCGATGGCCACACGCCCGCTGCTCAGCAGTGCCCGCACGCGCTCAAATTGTTTGTCCCCCACAATGCGGGCGAAGTCAGGGGAACTGCGGGGCTCGGAGCCATAGAACTCGGTGATGGCCTCGCGCAGAGCGGGCATCAGCTTCTCCTGCATCTCCAAGCTGCACAGGACGTAGTCGGGGGCGATGCAGGTCTGCCCCGCGTTGAAGAAGCGTCCCCAGGCCACCCGCCGGGCCACGTTCTGCACGTCGCATTTGTCAGACACGTAGCAGGGGTTCTTGCCCCCCAGCTCCAGCGTCACCGGTGTCAGGTGCTTGGCGGCGGCCATCATGATGATCCTGCCCACTgaggggctgcctgcagggcagaAGGGGATTTGTGTCACGGCAGGGATCCCCCGAGgctgcagcctggtgctgcagggagccagggCCACAGGAAGCACAAGTGCCCCCATATGTGGCCCTCAGGACGCACCGGTGAAGAAGATGTAGTCAAACTTGTTCTCCAGCAACCTGGTGGTCTCCTCCACACCAGCAGTCACCACGGCGAAGCAGTCctgcagcagaagaggaagggtGCCCCTGTGTCACTCTGTCCCAGTGCCCACTGTCAGCACCCTAGACGAAGCGCTGTGGCTGAGCGAGCAGCGAGGCAGCCAGGGGCCGGTTCTGGGGAGCACAGCCATAAGGACCCCCATACTCTGGGGATTCAGAATGGGTGAGGACAGGTGTGGTTCTACATATCTCAGAGGACACGGAGGTGAGGAGTATACGGGCAGCTTGCCGTAAACAAGGGGTGGGAAGAACCCAGCCATGAGGCAAGGGCAAGGATGAGAAGGGCTTCTTACTTTGTCCAGATATTTGGGCAGCACTTCCTCCACGAGTTTCTCGCTGTTCTTGGTCAGCTCTGAGGGTTTGATGATGACGCAGTTACCTGGCGGGAGAAGCAGAGGACATCCGACCAAGAACGTgttccccagccccagcacgtGCTGCCTACATCCTGCAGGCAGGGGATGGGCTCAGCCTCACCAGCAGCGATGGCCCCAATGAGGGGCACCAGGAGGAGGTTGACGGGGTAGTTCCAAGGCCCAATGATGAGCACTACCCCATAGGGGTCCTTGCGGATGAAGGCCGAGTCCAGCTGTGTTGCCTACAGGAGCAGGGTCAGACTCCACCTGAACAACTGTCTTCGTGCTCTGGGCTTTCCCACAGCCCACACTGGCAAGGTCCTTTTCCCCCTTACCAGGTTCTTGTCCACATGCTTGTCCTTCATCCACCGGGGCAGGTTGTTCAGGGCTTCATTAAGCTCGTTCTTGCACAGAAGGACCTCAGAGAACTCGGCCTCGAAGGGTGGCTGAggatgcagagctctgtgcccatccctgcttccacgCGCTCCTGCATCTTTCGCACCCACCCCAAGGGGCTTTAACCCAGCTATGGGTACCCTGCTGAGCCTCaaggggagaagcagcagcaaagcaaaagctTTGAGATATCctcagaggagcaggaggaggagccCGAGGAGAAGGGGCTGTCCAGAAGGAGGAGGGACTTGGAGAACTCCTAGACACCCGGAGGTTCACAGCCTCGGCATTCCCAGGACGCAAAGTGGGAGGGTATTTGCAAGCATTGGGCGGGTTTGCCCATTTCTGAGCATTCTTTGGTGAGATGGGGCTGGGTAGATCTTTGGTCTCACTCCACACGTCGTCCCTATGTCCCTATAAATGTGTCCCCTTACTGAGCTGATGCCATCAGTGGCATTTTGGGGACAACCCTCAGCAAGCTGCTGCAAACCCAGCCTTGGGCTCCTCAGCGGTGCTTCCCCATTTCAACCACTTCTCTTATCCCATGTGCAAGATAGGGTGGGCGAAATGGGATGGGCAGGACCCTCCCGAGTCTCTGGGGTCCCATGGCAGCCATGGGAAAGCGGTGAAATCCAGCGCAGTTTCCTCAGTGGAACTGAGCACCGCCCTGCATCTTCTTCCAGCACAAGAGCCAGTGTTTACAAATGGGGAAAGGCTGCAAGGATGGGTAGTTGTCCAAGGGGATGTTCTGAACTGGGATGGGAAACAGAAGACTATGAGCCCTATATGGTGCTCGTGGTGCAGGTAAGTGAGCTGTTCTGAAGcggggaggttcagactgggggtctggagcacaaggaCCGGGTCTGCTCTGCCCCACCGCTCAGAGATCCTGCTGGGAGCAcgagggagggagcagaggctgGGGAGGCAGTGGTGCCAGGGATGCGGTCAGGATGGGGTGGACCTGGGTGCAAGGACTTGCCAAGGACCAAGCAAGATGGGGATTGGTTTCAGAGAGAGCAGGGAGCGAGTGATGGGAGCAAGAGAAGGATAAATATGTCCAGGTGCTCCCCATCACCCCATCCATCCTAGTGTCTTTGCAGGCAAAGGTTCTGGGGACAAGGGTTGGCAGTGTCACCTCCACGTTCGCAGGGCTGCTCCTGATGGAGGTGGGATATGGTCTCCTCCTTCACTGCCTCTATGTGCACCCATGGGCTCCGAGCCCAGGACAgagctccccagccctgccaacCCCTGCATCCTCCAGGGTCCAACCCTGGAGATCTCACCTTGTGCATGTCCAAGGTGGTGGCCTCCAGGATGTCCTGCTTCTTCTCCTCCAGGAAGCGGCCCAGGGCCTCCAGCTGGGCCATGCGGTACTCCAAGGACCGCGTCCTCCGCGAGTGCCAGGCTGCCCGCAGGCGGCTCACCAGCCCCGCGTAGGGGTTCTCACTGCAGGGACGAGGGGCATCAGGGAGACCCCATCGCAGTCCCTTTGGGTCCGAGGCACGGGGGCTCCGCGTTGCCCCAGCGCAACCCGGCGCCCATCCAGCATCAAACTGGGGTGGCCAGGCAGGCTGGGCAcctcctgcctcccttccaCCCCGGCTGCTCGTCACCATCCCTTTGCGCTCACCTCGTGCCACCGTCATCCCCGCTGCCTGCGCCAGCCTCACCATCCGTGGGCTGCCTGGGGTGCTCAAGGGGCTGCTCCATGCCAAGCTGCGTTCAGCAGCCACCAGCCTCGGGGAGCAGCGGTTCGGCCCCTAACGGGAGCCTTACCCAGAAGGGGTGGCTCTGGGGAGCCCACTTAGCACCCCGACACCGCAGCCGTGCTCCCGCTGAGCGCGGGCTGCCTTTCGCTCTGCACCGGGGCCGCCGCTGCCAGCTTCCTGCCCTTCCCCTTCAGCTCCCTGCGTCAGCACTGGCTCCACTCCAGCTCAAACCGCTTTGAGATGCAGGACTCGCCCCGGAGAGCGGTAACCCTAAAGCCACGGCAGCGAGCAGAACAGCCCTTCCCTGCCTATCATGTCCGGCCTAATGGGGAACGAGGGTGTGCGGGTGCTGTGCAGGGGTGCGGGGTTAAGCCGTGGAGGCACAAGGCGAGGGCGCAGAGCTCGGTGCAAAGTTTTTACTGAGGGCAGAGTTGtacacagagaaaaaagcaacagccGGCAGGAGAGCATCGGAAGGAAAGGGTCGTCTAATGGGAGATGAGATGGGGCTAATTGCTGGTCCTGAGCAACCAGGGCTCTACCGGGAGAAGTGTGGGGCGAGAACAAGAAACTGTTGTCATTTTAGGGGCGTCACAGCAAGCACAAGGCCCTGAGCCGAGGAAGCCGGAGGGGAGCAGGCACACAGGAGGGGTCTGTCCCCACGGTCCAGCATGCGTCAGAATGGCAGTGCGGCGAAGGATGTGGCATGGGCTGGGTCCTGGGCAGTCCACGTGTGGCACGGGGCCGCGCTCAGAGCAGGGTGCACATGCCCCTGCGCTTGATCTCGAAGGTGGCAGTCATCAGCCCCAGCTTCTGCTGGGTGTAGGGTGGGTAGCGTGGGGAGTTGATGGCCTCCAGGCCCATGTTGCGGTGCAGGCAACCACGGTGGTGGCTGAAGGTGTCGAAGGTGAACTTGCCGTGGTACTTCCCCAGACCACAGTTTCCTGCAACAAACAGCACAGGACCAGGCTTGCTATGGGACTCCTGCCCAGCTCAAGAACGGTAAACACAAGGGAAGCACGCTCCAGGCTTTTCTCGTGCCAACACAACGGCCAACGTGGCGCAGCACCTCTTGCCCTTCCCCGTTCCTTttccagccccaccagcaccagctgctccctgcagctcatcACTGCTTGGAGCCCCAGCTGCATCCTTTTCACCACTCTACGCACACCTACGTGGCCACAGGCTCTTCAGAAAGCTTTGCTGGGTCTCATTTCCCCAATTTCCCCCCCACCTTGATGTGGGGTCCACCAACCCACCTGGAACACAGAGCTCCAAGAAGAAGCTCCTCTTAAAAATCAGAGGCCCATTGGCCACGCTGGTTCCCAATTCCTGTGGCTAACTTAAGCTCGAGGTTGCACGTCATGGTTAATAGCTTTGGCAAATGTCATCTCGGCTTTGGTGACTTCAGGCCCTCCACCTGATAATTTGAGGCAGTTTCTCTGAATCATTTCCATAAAGATAAGTTACGACACGGGAACCACCACCAATTGTTCCCTGATCTGCAATCAGGCAAGGAGTtaattctgctttgctgttgtgCTGCCTTATTATGTCTGAAtcagctggcagctctgtaaTGCTGAGCATGTGGAGCCTTTTTCCCAGAACAATCTCCAGACAAGAGAAATTCCAAGGAAGGGACCACAAGATTGAGAAAGAACTCTGGGGAAGAAACATCACAATCATCATGTGCTCGTCCCCGGGCGTCTCACGGTAGGCAGTGCTACAATCAGAGCTCAGCAGACTTCTTGTCAGCTGAGAAAACAATTGCTGCTCTCATACAAGCTCCTTGAAGGGCAGAAACTCTTCCTTTATGCTGAGGAGGATCTCCCTGTTACCACAAGCAAATTTCCCAGACATTTCTAAGTGTTTTACTCCTAATATTTAGccttaaaatgcaaaatgaacaaacaagcCTGCTCCTGAGTGACGTTAAGAGCTCCAATCCAGCGCCACGCTGCTGCGGGAGGAAAGCTCCCCTGCCAAGAAGCACAGTGCTTCGGATCCACTCCCAGACAAGGAGCAGCCACGGGCTGAGCAAATTCACCAGCATCTGAGGAGCTCTCAGGTAAAGCTTACGCTGGGCAAAGGCCCAACCCTGGCACAAAATTCACTCGCGTTGCCCCACGCTGCTCAGAAGTACCAAGGAAATACCCCAGCGGTACAAACTTCCCTACTTGTGACATGAGGCATTTTGACTGGCACAGTTGGAACACGGAGAGAAGAAAGCTTGCGGTGCTCCGCAAGCACTCAGCAGATGCAGGGCTGCAAAGCCCCAAAGCTCAGCCCCAGGGAGCTGAAGCCAAGGATACTGCTGGGACAAACTGGGGGCTCACATCTCGAGCAGATGTCTCGGACCTACCGATGCCACCGAAGGGCAGCGAGGTCAGCGTCACGTGCATCAGGGTGTCGTTGCCACAGAAGCCCCCACTGCTCGTCCTCTCCAGCACTTGGTTCACCACCTGGGGGGAGCAGAGAAGGGGACGTGGCGCTGGTGTCCTGCCGCCCCAGTTtccccccttcccttttctgccCCACGGACCACACGCACCTTGCTGTCACAGGAGAAGGCGTAGATGGCCAACGGCCGGGGCCGTGCGTTGATGAAGTCAATGGCTTCATCCATGCTGGCCACGACGACGATGGGCAGGATGGGCCCGAAGACCTCCTCCTGCATGGCAGGGTCAGAGGGCTGCACATCTGCCAGTACCGTGGGGGCTGTGGAGAAGGAGAATGGCAGCAAATTGCTCGCTGCACATGCCTGGGCGCTCGCATCAGCCCCGGACTCGCCAGGGACCTGCTGCTTCACAGGTTCCTTCCCCCAAACAAAGATCATAGAACTACAGAAACACagtcacagaaacatagaatatcctgagttggtTCTGAGCCCTCCACAGCCCCCCCCGTGTCTCTGACCGTGGTCCTTGCGGTCATGGCTCTGCTTCCGCATCTCAGATCCCCCCGCCAAGCACTTCCTTGCTCCCCACACGCCAAACCACGCTCCTCACCGATGTAGCGCTCCTTCTCGTCCGTCTGTCCCCCGATGGCCACACGCCCGCTGCTCAGCAGCGCCCGCACACGCTTGAACTGTTTGTCCCCCACGATGCGGGCGAAGTCAGGGGACTCCCGGGGGTTGGAACCAAAGTATTCAGTGATGGCCTCGCGCAGGGCGGGCATCAGCTTCTCCTGCATCTCCAAGCTGCACAGGACGTAGTCGGGGGCGATGCAGGTCTGCCCCGCGTTGAAGAAGCGTCCCCAGGCCACCCGCCGGGCCACGTTCTGCACGTCGCATTTGTCAGACACGTAGCAGGGGTTCTTGCCCCCCAGCTCCAGCGTCACCGGTGTCAGGTGCTTGGCGGCGGCCGTCATGATGATCCTGCCCACTgaggggctgcctgcagggcagaAGGGGATTTGTGTCACGGCAGGGATCCCCCGAGgctgcagcctggtgctgcagggagccagggCCACAGGAAGCACAAGTGCCCCCATATGTGAGCTGAGCCCCCCCGCTGAGGGGGGACGCACCGGTGAAGAAGATGTAGTCAAACTTGTTCTCCAGCAGCCTGGTGGTCTCCTCCACGCCAGCAGTCACCACGGCGAAGCAGTCCTGcagtgcaaaaggaaaaatcccCGTGTCAGCATCTGCCTTGGTCCATCTGTCCCTATCCCCATTAGCAGCACCCTGGGGCTGCTTGGATCACAAACACTGGCTGAGCACGGAggaggcacagcagcacccaagAGCAGGGCAGCCGCGATGCTGGTGCGTGCAAAGAGGTGTGAGCAGGGGCTGGGAATGCCTTGGCCACACGGCAGGGGTAGTGACAGGCACAAGGAGAGCTCCTTACACTGTCCAGGTAGCAGGTTAGCATTTCGGCCACGAGCCTCTCAGTGTTCTTGGTTATCTCTGAGGGTTTGATGACCACGCAGTTACCTGGGGGGACACAGGCAGAAGAACATCAGAGCAATCCAAACGAGGGACGGAGACCCCATCCAGGTCCCCTCGCCTGCATCCTCCAGGCAGGGGATGCGCCCAGCTCTGTGCGGCCTGGCCTCACCGGCAGCAATAGCACCAATGAGGGGCACGAGGAAGAGATGGATGGGGTAGTTCCAGGGCGCGATGATGAGCACCACCCCATAGGGGTCCTTGCGGATGAAAGCTGAGTCCAGCTGTGTTACCTGCAAGAAAGGCACCTCAGCGCTGCTCCTGAAGCAGCTCTGCCCCTTCCCAGCTGGCCTCCCGCTGCCAGGGAGCCCAGAGCTTCTGCCCTACCAGGTTCTTGTCCACGTGCTCGTCCTTCATCCAGTGAGACAGGTTGTTGAGGGTGTCATTGAGCTCGTTCTTGCAGAGGAGGATCTCGGTGAAATAGGCCTCAAAGGATGGCTGGGGACACACATCAGCGTCAGCATCGCCCCAACGTCAGCACCATCTCCTCCCACCCGCAGGAGATGTCCCCCCCTCTCCTGCccacaaaggcagagcagaagctATTAAGGAGAAGCTATTCAGCAGAAAGAGCCATTAGTCCTGCAGCTACCGGGGAGTATCACGGCCACCATAAAAGCTGGCGTTTGGTCAGAGGGACAAAGCAACATCTGATGTCTTTTGGACCGCACTGCGCTCTCGCTCTGGTACCACTGCCCTCGAGGCCACAAGTCGCTGCGTACTGACCGCTTGGGAGCTGCAGGCATTGCCCAGAGcctcctccccccgcccccccatGACCGCAGGGCTCAAAGCTCTGCATTGTTCCAGCAGGAACACGATGAAGAGCGAACACTTTGTGACTGCCCCGCGGAACAGAGCTCGGCCGCACTGCACCAGGCAGGAAAACCCCCTCCTGTAGCGAGCCGGCACGCGGCGAGGCCGGGCAGGTTGGGTGAGACAAGGGGAGGAAACAAAGCCGGCAGGTTAAGCTCCCAGATACGCCGTCTCAACAAGTGGTGACTAAAATCAGGGTGAGCAGGGAGCGGCGCAATTCTGCCCAGGCATTTCCTGCCCATGCAGGTCCTCTCCACTGACAGAAGCGTGGCAGAGTCAACTTGTGATGGAGAAGCACGAGGACGTGAGGGGTTAGCTCAGCAGGACTAACTCCCCTCCGTCACCCTGCAGAGCCAAACTCTTTGACATTGAGCTGAGTTCACAGAGCCTCCACTGTGACCACAAAGCATCCCCAGTGGGAGCCTTCCTCCatcagagcaggaaaacaggTGGGAAAGTTGAGTTTGTGACCCCTCTCCTTGGAGGCTCCACCACCAAGCCCAACCCAGGAGACCTCTCATGCTCCTCAACGCGTTGGCTGTGTGGTGAAGCAACGGGGCCGCTCTCAGCCTGGGCGGCCGCTTGCATCACCAGGAGGATGAGCAAA is from Numida meleagris isolate 19003 breed g44 Domestic line chromosome 6, NumMel1.0, whole genome shotgun sequence and encodes:
- the LOC110401244 gene encoding aldehyde dehydrogenase family 3 member B1-like isoform X2; its protein translation is MEQPLEHPRQPTDGEAGAGSGDDGGTSENPYAGLVSRLRAAWHSRRTRSLEYRMAQLEALGRFLEEKKQDILEATTLDMHKPPFEAEFSEVLLCKNELNEALNNLPRWMKDKHVDKNLATQLDSAFIRKDPYGVVLIIGPWNYPVNLLLVPLIGAIAAGNCVIIKPSELTKNSEKLVEEVLPKYLDKDCFAVVTAGVEETTRLLENKFDYIFFTGSPSVGRIIMMAAAKHLTPVTLELGGKNPCYVSDKCDVQNVARRVAWGRFFNAGQTCIAPDYVLCSLEMQEKLMPALREAITEFYGSEPRSSPDFARIVGDKQFERVRALLSSGRVAIGGQTDEKERYIAPTVLVDVKPSDPAMQEEIFGPILIIVTVANMDEAIDFINSRERPLVVYAFSSDNEEVNQVLERTSSGGFCGNDTLMHVTLTSLPFGGIALRRCVSRSSASVDL
- the LOC110401244 gene encoding aldehyde dehydrogenase family 3 member B1-like isoform X1 → MEQPLEHPRQPTDGEAGAGSGDDGGTSENPYAGLVSRLRAAWHSRRTRSLEYRMAQLEALGRFLEEKKQDILEATTLDMHKPPFEAEFSEVLLCKNELNEALNNLPRWMKDKHVDKNLATQLDSAFIRKDPYGVVLIIGPWNYPVNLLLVPLIGAIAAGNCVIIKPSELTKNSEKLVEEVLPKYLDKDCFAVVTAGVEETTRLLENKFDYIFFTGSPSVGRIIMMAAAKHLTPVTLELGGKNPCYVSDKCDVQNVARRVAWGRFFNAGQTCIAPDYVLCSLEMQEKLMPALREAITEFYGSEPRSSPDFARIVGDKQFERVRALLSSGRVAIGGQTDEKERYIAPTVLVDVKPSDPAMQEEIFGPILIIVTVANMDEAIDFINSRERPLVVYAFSSDNEEVNQVLERTSSGGFCGNDTLMHVTLTSLPFGGIGSSGLGMCHGQFTFDTFTHQRGCLQRSTGLEPINTLRYPPYSAHKMGLVRTATSIKRRGECSLF
- the LOC110401243 gene encoding aldehyde dehydrogenase family 3 member B1-like; this encodes MQTVQQPLQLPVQQPPGCGQSSLLSSNAAAAGAIPKGSAVCSTASGNPYAGLVSHLRAAWLSGKTRPLEYRMAQLEALGRFLEDKKQDILEATALDMGKPSFEAYFTEILLCKNELNDTLNNLSHWMKDEHVDKNLVTQLDSAFIRKDPYGVVLIIAPWNYPIHLFLVPLIGAIAAGNCVVIKPSEITKNTERLVAEMLTCYLDSDCFAVVTAGVEETTRLLENKFDYIFFTGSPSVGRIIMTAAAKHLTPVTLELGGKNPCYVSDKCDVQNVARRVAWGRFFNAGQTCIAPDYVLCSLEMQEKLMPALREAITEYFGSNPRESPDFARIVGDKQFKRVRALLSSGRVAIGGQTDEKERYIAPTVLADVQPSDPAMQEEVFGPILPIVVVASMDEAIDFINARPRPLAIYAFSCDSKVVNQVLERTSSGGFCGNDTLMHVTLTSLPFGGIGNCGLGKYHGKFTFDTFSHHRGCLHRNMGLEAINSPRYPPYTQQKLGLMTATFEIKRRGMCTLL